ATCTTTCTCCTTTATGGCGATATGGGTGCGGGAAAAACAACTTTTATCAAGACCGTTTGTGCGCAACTAGGAGTTCAGGACATGGTCTCAAGCCCTACTTTTTCAATTGTAAATGAATATAAAGCCACCGGGGGGATGGTATTTCACTTTGATTTTTACAGACTAAAAGATGAAACGGAGGCTCTCGATCTAGGGTACGAAGATTATTTTTATTCAGGAAATTATTGTTTTATTGAATGGCCTGAAAAGATACCTCATCTTATTCCTGAGCATTTTATTAAAGTTAGTATTATTGCTGAAGATGGCGACACCAGACATATTATTGCTTCCAGACAATAGATAAAATTTTTAAAGATATTAAACTGAATTTCGTAAATTCAGCCCAATTTGACCTGATCTGATGATAAATGAACTATCTGACATTGCGAGGCAAGCTATGATTCAACCTCAGGAAGCAATGATGGAGACTAAAAGCCGGAAAAACAGTATCTTCATTGGTATTCCCAAAGAGTCCTCCTTCCAGGAAAACCGTATAGCCTTAACGCCGCTTTCTGTTGCCCTTTTAGTAAACAACGGGCACCAGGTAGTGATCGAGAGCGGCGCCGGTGCTGGTGCTA
The window above is part of the Arcticibacter tournemirensis genome. Proteins encoded here:
- the tsaE gene encoding tRNA (adenosine(37)-N6)-threonylcarbamoyltransferase complex ATPase subunit type 1 TsaE, whose translation is MESKVSDITELSRVADELLSFAGNEKIFLLYGDMGAGKTTFIKTVCAQLGVQDMVSSPTFSIVNEYKATGGMVFHFDFYRLKDETEALDLGYEDYFYSGNYCFIEWPEKIPHLIPEHFIKVSIIAEDGDTRHIIASRQ